The following proteins are encoded in a genomic region of Candidatus Limnocylindrales bacterium:
- a CDS encoding prolyl oligopeptidase family serine peptidase, with translation MSQTRNPAIFLAPLLFSLCIATDGRAYPPTEATQAVLGKKLQISLTGDQPGDRMLRAMARERGSSATIVGDPTVSGATLEVVVNGATASDQSFDLPAAGWKANGTSGFKFSGAGLGTAVVGASIAKSSSGVFQIKVRINDENGPVDIVPPNPGSDGGFILTIPGATSYCIAFGDVAGGTITSDSASKWSIKNPTASGCPVPIHELSVNTSGDGTVVSSPAGIDCGTDCNESYEGGTEVALTATPADGYDFDSWDGDCTGSAACVVTMDGDRQVTAIFTPIPFHRLSVTRLGSGTVSSLPAGIDCGADCSEDYQDQTVVTLDAAPADGFTFTGWSGDCSGSGVCIVSMDAARNVTAAFDPVVAGCINDEPTLALSAGPPAGPAVMYEDAPDLPQLQNRDARFSAAPLLVAGHEAYAGGEYLYQDYVDDDFGAETSGGPYTTSFVSSPSSGTGTPDAANYHTGDITYPTDVARYGNNAADLVELRIAPGPADVAYRITLNTLLADDTTMVAIAWNSDSSNTGTSTLSRNPGVTVQGTDEVLYLWGTGGEHVKYNSNGTVAATTPLAVTVDLEANQMTTFVPRSIHNPTGTSWKYVVMTGLRNGSMAWVRPTTTANTTTPGGAAFAAPNPCAVFDINNHYAIADGQSGKTGEICHFLDGPCDMVQAIDLRGVNGGAPALAKYARAVDFDRLAAHADSTSVPDSGTLVRIFPSRLVTTPAEGRSNALPDVPANDTVYFYGALQSYSIYVPTAYDAAAPAALTWANHSLAQFHWQYNGTDYVQEIGEKRDSLVVTPNSRATDGFYVGRNEYDHFEVWNDVLRHYNVDPNRVAMTGYSMGGYATYRMATLYPDLFGRAYSIVGPPGAGIWRGTGGASISSSKGDDYSTLTNYWLENVRNVPFFNMAMETDELVPVAGTRQQNIGGVDETGEAQSFDGLGYRYTFQEFTSGEHLTLFVNDAYPRAKDFLGTALIDPDPAHVTFTYVPESDRADLTLVHDHAYWVSGLTLRDAEGTPTTSGSKSAKGTVDAYSLAFGVADPVVSAQSSAPGTLTGGNLGPLAYTEYSRSWSAPAAILPENVLRLTLTNLRSVQVDVARAGLVAGTELVLETVSDGATTVDLFGVFPAGTAIYEDGVRLCLQDGAMIGSVGARVPVADGTHVYSLRLP, from the coding sequence ATGTCGCAGACTCGCAACCCGGCGATTTTCCTCGCCCCATTGCTCTTTTCGTTGTGCATCGCGACCGACGGGCGAGCCTATCCGCCAACCGAAGCCACGCAGGCCGTCCTCGGCAAGAAGCTCCAGATCAGCCTGACCGGTGATCAGCCTGGCGACCGGATGCTGCGCGCGATGGCCCGCGAACGCGGTAGCTCCGCGACGATCGTGGGCGATCCGACAGTTTCCGGCGCCACGCTGGAAGTCGTCGTCAACGGCGCCACCGCAAGCGACCAGTCCTTCGACCTGCCCGCCGCCGGCTGGAAGGCCAACGGTACGAGCGGCTTCAAGTTCTCCGGAGCGGGCCTCGGCACTGCGGTCGTTGGCGCCAGCATCGCCAAGAGCAGCAGCGGCGTCTTCCAGATCAAAGTCCGCATCAACGACGAGAACGGCCCGGTCGACATCGTACCACCCAATCCCGGCAGCGACGGGGGCTTCATTCTGACGATCCCCGGCGCGACCAGTTACTGCATCGCCTTCGGCGATGTCGCCGGTGGCACGATCACCTCCGACAGCGCTTCGAAGTGGTCGATCAAGAACCCGACGGCAAGCGGTTGTCCGGTGCCGATCCACGAGCTTTCGGTGAACACCTCGGGCGACGGCACCGTCGTCTCGTCACCTGCCGGCATCGATTGCGGCACCGACTGCAACGAGAGCTATGAGGGTGGGACCGAAGTCGCACTGACAGCCACGCCAGCAGACGGCTACGACTTCGACAGCTGGGACGGCGACTGCACGGGCAGCGCTGCCTGCGTCGTCACGATGGACGGCGACCGGCAGGTCACGGCGATCTTTACGCCGATTCCTTTCCATCGCCTCAGCGTCACGCGCCTCGGCAGCGGTACGGTGTCCTCGCTTCCTGCCGGAATCGACTGCGGCGCCGACTGCAGCGAAGACTACCAGGACCAGACCGTCGTTACGCTCGATGCAGCGCCGGCAGATGGATTCACCTTTACCGGCTGGAGCGGCGATTGCAGCGGCTCGGGCGTTTGCATCGTCTCGATGGACGCCGCCAGGAACGTGACCGCAGCGTTCGATCCGGTGGTCGCAGGGTGCATCAACGACGAGCCGACGCTCGCGCTCAGTGCCGGTCCGCCTGCGGGCCCGGCCGTGATGTACGAGGATGCGCCCGATCTTCCGCAGCTGCAGAACAGAGACGCGCGCTTCAGCGCAGCGCCGCTGCTCGTCGCCGGTCACGAAGCCTACGCCGGCGGAGAATACCTCTACCAGGATTATGTCGATGACGACTTCGGCGCCGAGACCAGCGGCGGCCCGTACACGACGAGCTTCGTGAGCAGCCCGTCTTCCGGCACCGGCACGCCGGATGCCGCCAACTATCATACCGGCGACATCACCTATCCGACCGATGTCGCGCGCTACGGCAACAACGCCGCCGACCTGGTCGAGCTGCGCATCGCACCCGGCCCTGCCGACGTCGCTTACCGGATCACGCTGAACACGCTGCTGGCCGACGACACGACGATGGTCGCGATCGCGTGGAACAGCGACAGCAGTAACACCGGCACCTCGACGCTCTCCCGAAACCCCGGGGTTACCGTGCAAGGCACCGACGAGGTCCTGTACCTGTGGGGCACTGGCGGCGAGCACGTGAAATACAACAGCAACGGCACGGTCGCCGCGACGACACCACTGGCAGTGACAGTCGACCTGGAAGCCAACCAGATGACGACCTTCGTGCCGCGCAGCATTCACAATCCGACCGGCACGTCGTGGAAGTACGTCGTGATGACCGGCCTGCGCAACGGCTCCATGGCCTGGGTGCGGCCGACGACCACTGCCAACACGACAACGCCCGGAGGCGCCGCATTTGCCGCTCCGAATCCGTGCGCGGTCTTCGACATCAACAACCACTACGCGATCGCCGACGGTCAGTCGGGCAAGACTGGCGAGATCTGCCACTTCCTCGACGGTCCCTGCGACATGGTGCAGGCCATCGACCTGCGCGGGGTCAATGGCGGCGCGCCGGCGCTGGCCAAGTACGCTCGCGCCGTCGATTTCGACCGGCTCGCGGCGCACGCCGACTCGACCAGCGTGCCCGACAGCGGAACGCTCGTGCGGATTTTCCCGAGCCGTCTTGTGACGACGCCGGCAGAGGGCCGCAGCAATGCACTGCCCGATGTTCCCGCCAACGACACGGTCTACTTCTACGGCGCGCTGCAGTCCTACAGTATTTATGTTCCGACCGCGTACGACGCCGCCGCGCCCGCAGCGCTGACCTGGGCCAATCACTCGCTGGCCCAGTTCCACTGGCAGTACAACGGTACCGACTACGTCCAGGAGATCGGCGAGAAGCGCGACAGCCTTGTCGTCACGCCGAATTCGCGAGCGACCGACGGCTTCTACGTCGGCCGCAATGAATACGACCACTTCGAGGTCTGGAACGACGTGCTGCGCCACTACAACGTCGATCCGAATCGCGTCGCGATGACCGGCTATTCGATGGGCGGCTATGCCACGTACCGCATGGCCACGCTCTATCCTGACCTGTTCGGCAGGGCCTACAGTATCGTCGGCCCGCCGGGCGCGGGCATCTGGCGCGGCACGGGTGGCGCCAGCATCAGCTCGAGCAAGGGCGACGATTATTCGACGCTCACCAACTACTGGCTGGAGAACGTGCGTAACGTGCCGTTCTTCAACATGGCCATGGAGACCGACGAGCTGGTTCCCGTTGCCGGCACGCGCCAGCAGAACATCGGCGGCGTCGACGAGACCGGCGAGGCACAGAGCTTCGATGGTCTCGGCTACCGCTACACCTTCCAGGAATTCACCAGCGGTGAGCACCTGACGCTCTTCGTCAACGATGCCTATCCGCGTGCGAAGGATTTCCTCGGAACTGCCCTGATCGACCCCGACCCTGCGCACGTGACCTTCACGTACGTTCCCGAAAGCGATCGAGCCGACCTGACGCTGGTGCACGACCACGCGTACTGGGTCTCGGGTCTTACGCTGCGTGACGCCGAAGGAACGCCGACGACGAGCGGCAGCAAGTCGGCCAAGGGCACGGTCGACGCGTACAGCCTGGCCTTCGGTGTCGCCGATCCGGTGGTTTCTGCGCAGTCGAGCGCTCCCGGTACGCTGACCGGTGGCAACCTCGGCCCGCTCGCATACACCGAATACAGTCGCAGCTGGTCGGCGCCGGCAGCGATTCTTCCCGAGAACGTTCTGCGCCTTACACTGACCAACCTGCGATCGGTGCAGGTCGATGTCGCTCGCGCGGGGCTCGTCGCCGGCACCGAGCTCGTGCTGGAGACCGTCTCCGACGGCGCGACCACCGTGGATCTGTTCGGGGTGTTCCCGGCAGGCACGGCGATTTACGAGGACGGTGTGCGGCTGTGCCTGCAGGACGGTGCGATGATCGGTTCGGTCGGTGCGCGGGTGCCGGTGGCGGACGGCACGCACGTCTACAGTTTGCGATTGCCCTGA
- a CDS encoding SIS domain-containing protein produces the protein MDPPVVITCARGSSDHAATFAKYLIETRVRTPVASFAPSTSSLYATPWRHLDGALFLAISQSGRSPDIVISARAAREAGACVIAVVNDRASPLSEVAELTIPLLAGTERSVAATKSFIASLLLIVHLVATWTEEEDLRLALADAPRVLRSAWDLDWSPAVAALSGASSVFVIGRGLTLAIAQEAALKLKETCGIHAEAFSAAEVKHGPMALVGRGFPVVMFPPGDEGAEDFDELANDFVGRGARVIMAGADTHGHGPAEGALMLPAPSGADHPVLAVLSMIQSFYGLAAALSVARGFDPDRPPHLQKVTETR, from the coding sequence ATGGATCCGCCCGTCGTCATCACCTGTGCACGGGGAAGCTCCGATCATGCTGCCACGTTCGCAAAATATCTGATCGAGACCCGGGTCCGAACGCCGGTCGCCTCGTTTGCCCCGTCGACGTCGTCGCTCTACGCGACGCCGTGGCGCCATCTCGACGGCGCTCTGTTCCTCGCGATCTCCCAATCGGGCCGAAGCCCCGACATCGTCATCTCGGCACGCGCGGCCAGAGAGGCAGGCGCGTGTGTGATTGCGGTGGTCAACGATCGGGCGTCGCCGCTTTCGGAAGTCGCCGAGCTGACGATTCCGCTCCTGGCCGGTACCGAGCGAAGCGTGGCGGCCACCAAATCGTTCATCGCTTCGTTGCTCCTCATTGTGCATCTGGTGGCCACCTGGACGGAGGAGGAGGATCTCCGCCTCGCTCTTGCGGATGCGCCGCGCGTTCTGCGCAGCGCATGGGATCTGGATTGGTCGCCGGCTGTTGCTGCGTTGTCTGGGGCGAGCAGCGTGTTCGTCATCGGGCGCGGACTCACGCTGGCGATCGCGCAGGAAGCAGCGCTCAAGCTGAAGGAGACCTGCGGGATTCACGCCGAAGCGTTCAGCGCCGCCGAGGTGAAGCATGGTCCGATGGCGCTGGTCGGCCGGGGATTTCCGGTCGTGATGTTTCCGCCGGGCGATGAAGGTGCGGAGGATTTCGACGAGCTGGCGAACGATTTCGTCGGCCGCGGCGCGCGCGTGATCATGGCAGGGGCCGACACGCACGGGCACGGCCCGGCCGAAGGCGCGCTGATGCTGCCGGCACCTTCCGGCGCCGATCATCCGGTGCTGGCGGTGCTGTCGATGATTCAGAGTTTTTACGGTCTTGCCGCCGCGCTCAGTGTTGCGCGCGGGTTCGACCCGGACCGGCCGCCGCATCTGCAGAAGGTTACCGAGACGCGATGA
- a CDS encoding BadF/BadG/BcrA/BcrD ATPase family protein has product MPLYLGIDAGGTHTRARLVSDDGEVLGAGETGAANTPAGLPHALNVIEEAYGHAIDQAGIADGELSSIHAGIGIAGLNRRGVLDGLKAHPFPFKSTAFASDAAIANLGAHAGQDGAIVVVGTGSIGFARVDDEIFTIGGYGFAVSDEGSGAELGLRAIRRALWARDGRISHTPLTRELLDHFHGSAGEIVDWTARATPRDYAAFAPMVMQHANQGDATGELIVQEAAQRIGAVIRTMLERGAPHCCLMGGVAPYLRDWLAPSIRARLREPLGDALDGAILLARTRAAQL; this is encoded by the coding sequence ATGCCGTTGTACCTCGGGATAGACGCCGGCGGCACCCATACGCGCGCACGGCTGGTATCGGATGACGGCGAAGTCCTCGGCGCCGGTGAAACCGGCGCCGCCAATACGCCGGCCGGACTGCCGCACGCACTCAACGTGATCGAGGAAGCCTACGGCCACGCGATCGACCAGGCAGGAATTGCGGACGGCGAGCTCTCGTCGATTCACGCGGGCATCGGCATCGCCGGGCTCAACCGGCGCGGCGTTCTCGACGGACTCAAGGCGCATCCGTTTCCTTTCAAGTCTACCGCGTTCGCAAGTGATGCGGCGATTGCCAATCTCGGCGCGCATGCCGGGCAGGATGGTGCGATCGTCGTCGTCGGAACCGGGAGCATCGGCTTCGCCCGCGTCGACGACGAGATCTTCACGATCGGCGGGTATGGATTTGCGGTGTCCGACGAAGGCAGCGGCGCCGAGCTCGGCCTGCGCGCAATCCGCCGCGCGCTGTGGGCGCGCGACGGACGCATTTCGCACACGCCGCTTACGCGCGAGCTGCTCGATCACTTCCACGGATCGGCAGGCGAGATCGTCGACTGGACCGCGCGCGCGACTCCGCGCGACTATGCAGCCTTTGCACCGATGGTGATGCAGCACGCGAATCAAGGCGATGCGACGGGCGAGCTGATCGTGCAGGAAGCTGCGCAGCGGATCGGAGCGGTGATCCGCACGATGCTCGAACGCGGCGCTCCGCATTGCTGCCTGATGGGCGGCGTCGCGCCGTACCTTCGCGACTGGCTCGCGCCCAGCATCAGGGCGCGCCTTCGAGAGCCGCTCGGCGATGCGCTCGACGGCGCGATCCTGCTCGCCCGTACACGCGCGGCGCAGCTGTAG
- the nagA gene encoding N-acetylglucosamine-6-phosphate deacetylase: MSAFALHPSRVLTPDGFREDCCVVVDDGLVVDVLPSRECPHGVPRRALDGELVPGFIDLQVNGGGGILFNDHPTVAGIAAIGEAHRRFGTTGFLPTLISDDLEVVRRAIEAVDAAIAQGIPGVLGIHIEGPFLNPSRKGAHDASKFKVLGAEAIDLLSSLHRGRTLVTLAPEAAPPGSIRALVERGIVVSAGHTAASYDEIQLAIAEGLSGFTHLFNAMPQLGSREPGPVGAALESRAAWCGLIADGHHVHPATLRIALAAKGAQRLALVTDAMPSVGSDDKEFELAGQRVFVDGGRCVTADGTLAGSHLTMAEAVRNAERLMGVDAATAVRMASKVPADILGLSHERGAIRSGLRADLVLLDAERNVVETWIGGSDDSSMR; encoded by the coding sequence ATGAGCGCGTTCGCACTTCATCCTTCGCGCGTGCTGACACCGGACGGGTTTCGCGAGGATTGCTGCGTCGTGGTGGACGATGGCCTTGTCGTTGATGTGCTCCCATCGCGCGAGTGCCCGCACGGTGTTCCGCGCAGAGCGCTCGACGGCGAGCTCGTGCCGGGCTTCATCGACCTGCAGGTGAACGGCGGCGGCGGAATACTGTTCAACGATCATCCGACCGTTGCCGGCATCGCGGCGATCGGGGAGGCGCACCGTCGATTCGGAACCACGGGGTTTCTGCCGACGCTGATCAGTGACGATCTCGAGGTCGTTCGCCGCGCGATCGAAGCGGTCGATGCGGCGATCGCCCAGGGCATTCCCGGCGTGCTCGGCATTCACATCGAGGGGCCTTTCCTGAACCCGTCCAGGAAGGGCGCTCACGATGCTTCGAAGTTCAAAGTTCTGGGTGCCGAGGCGATCGACCTCCTTTCTTCGCTGCATCGCGGCCGCACTCTGGTCACTCTCGCGCCGGAGGCGGCTCCGCCCGGCTCCATTCGTGCGCTCGTCGAGCGCGGCATCGTGGTTTCCGCCGGTCACACCGCCGCCTCTTATGACGAGATCCAACTCGCCATCGCCGAAGGGCTGAGCGGGTTTACTCATCTGTTCAACGCGATGCCGCAGCTCGGCAGCCGCGAGCCCGGGCCGGTCGGAGCCGCGCTCGAAAGCCGCGCGGCGTGGTGCGGGCTCATCGCGGACGGCCATCATGTGCACCCCGCGACGCTTCGCATCGCACTCGCGGCCAAAGGTGCGCAGCGTCTCGCGCTGGTGACGGACGCGATGCCTTCGGTCGGATCGGACGACAAGGAATTCGAGCTCGCGGGACAGCGTGTTTTTGTCGACGGCGGCCGCTGCGTTACCGCCGATGGCACGCTCGCTGGATCTCACCTGACGATGGCGGAGGCGGTTCGCAACGCCGAGCGACTGATGGGCGTCGATGCCGCGACTGCAGTGCGCATGGCGAGCAAGGTGCCGGCCGACATACTCGGGCTCTCGCACGAGCGCGGCGCGATCCGCAGCGGCCTGCGCGCGGATCTCGTGCTGCTCGATGCGGAGCGAAATGTCGTTGAGACATGGATCGGCGGGAGCGACGACTCGTCCATGAGATAA
- a CDS encoding DUF6559 family protein — translation MSFLFRVFEQRRKRRVLRRMVAELPRLLAQRYGNSDSYSRAQVRKTLEAAGYRGRYVEYAYALCLNAADAERELDNRVVSARLRKELADEFFDGDTDFTIKLRRRGEVGNSAHTSIPLTDQALGARNHGITGTADADVP, via the coding sequence ATGAGCTTCTTGTTTCGAGTTTTCGAGCAACGGCGAAAACGTCGGGTTCTGCGCCGGATGGTTGCCGAGCTGCCCAGGCTGCTTGCTCAGAGATATGGAAATTCGGACAGCTACTCACGCGCGCAAGTTCGTAAAACTCTCGAGGCAGCCGGCTATCGCGGACGCTATGTGGAGTACGCCTACGCGCTTTGTTTGAACGCGGCAGATGCCGAGCGCGAGCTGGACAACCGGGTCGTCTCGGCGCGACTTCGCAAAGAGCTGGCAGATGAGTTCTTCGACGGCGACACCGACTTCACCATAAAGCTGCGAAGGCGAGGAGAGGTGGGCAACTCGGCCCACACGTCGATTCCCCTGACGGATCAGGCACTCGGCGCCCGAAACCACGGAATCACCGGCACTGCGGACGCCGACGTCCCTTAA
- the dgcA gene encoding N-acetyl-D-Glu racemase DgcA: protein MIEDTFTLRNARAYRETWPLAKPFVISRARADTTDVLVVEVDDGQCIGRGEACPIRRFGQSMEKALAGAEGMLAALRGGAEWSKLHDLTSAGAARNAVDCALWDLRAKRAGKPIWELLDLPEWQPVETVFTISVAAPEAMAAAARDAGHYPVLKIKLGGSDDDLRIRAIRDAVPDKRLIVDVNEGWSFAELERCLPAMIDARVELIEQPLPAGRDDELARLPRAARSVPIGADESCHTADDTDRLADLYDVVNIKLDKTGGLTEALRMLDHARAAGLDVMVGCMLGTSLAMAPAMLLAQSSRFTDLDAPLLIGTDRAPAMVYKDGVVFPPSPQVWG, encoded by the coding sequence ATGATCGAAGACACATTCACACTGAGAAACGCTCGCGCGTATCGCGAGACCTGGCCGCTTGCGAAGCCTTTCGTCATCTCCCGCGCCCGGGCCGACACGACCGACGTGCTCGTGGTCGAGGTCGACGATGGCCAATGCATCGGACGCGGCGAGGCGTGTCCGATCCGACGCTTCGGGCAAAGTATGGAGAAGGCGCTTGCCGGGGCCGAAGGAATGCTCGCCGCACTGCGGGGCGGCGCAGAATGGTCGAAGCTGCACGACCTCACCTCCGCCGGCGCTGCGCGCAACGCGGTCGATTGCGCGCTTTGGGACCTGCGGGCCAAGCGCGCCGGCAAGCCGATCTGGGAATTGCTCGATCTTCCCGAGTGGCAGCCGGTCGAAACGGTATTCACGATCAGCGTCGCCGCGCCCGAAGCCATGGCTGCAGCAGCACGCGATGCCGGCCATTATCCCGTGCTCAAGATCAAGCTCGGCGGAAGCGACGACGATCTTCGCATCCGCGCGATCCGCGACGCCGTACCGGACAAGCGGCTGATCGTCGACGTGAACGAAGGCTGGAGTTTCGCCGAGCTCGAGCGATGCCTTCCCGCGATGATCGACGCGCGTGTCGAGCTGATCGAACAGCCGCTGCCGGCCGGGCGTGACGACGAGCTCGCCCGCTTGCCGCGAGCGGCGCGATCAGTTCCGATCGGTGCCGACGAATCGTGTCACACCGCTGACGACACCGACCGGCTGGCCGACCTCTACGACGTGGTCAACATCAAGCTGGACAAGACAGGCGGGCTGACCGAGGCGCTGCGCATGCTCGATCACGCGCGCGCCGCCGGGCTCGACGTGATGGTCGGATGCATGCTCGGAACATCGCTCGCGATGGCGCCGGCGATGCTCCTTGCGCAATCGAGCCGCTTCACCGATCTCGATGCACCGCTGCTGATCGGGACGGACCGAGCTCCCGCAATGGTCTACAAAGACGGCGTCGTTTTTCCGCCGTCGCCGCAGGTCTGGGGCTGA
- a CDS encoding DUF1963 domain-containing protein produces the protein MNRFLAALNAFFLLLFGQTIALAVAEGFGGLHIDPFGSRKALFFVTLAVSVAGAILRWTRFRERTAPAGSAPRTGAGSRPAAAPQPAAGPLPADSPLPLSEPAAQMIAAAARQAIVFRQHFPPRHEPAERSFFGGAPFAPRGFAWPRSHNPKSQGQPLHFVLQVDCAAVPEAARLDALPSRGVLYFFLDMSWEIFEAGVVHADAPAGDWESIAPPGDLGPAFGKHAASHWGWTQSLEQCPILLPKWTFDPIVIELPERVLEEVDEGDGPYPALWPGDAAAERLLEAQGDPVRYDYLTVRDVIDGTSVRRPFAAFPHDWRALQICSAELVRQADRQRRYPDMGTFRDMDSGAKATLLTEISAEAQSWFDRAAAQPAFDEVPAADRDAFWELIARHPSLTRYMLVDALTQSIESSLSHSARAAARVPSEIADRIRGRHALAVQTDSGIHANIPDRMLAPPVDVQGNQWERAQTHLLLLELSSNQGLGHNFGEGVFQFWITPEDFKASRFDKVEVTADAY, from the coding sequence ATGAATCGATTTCTCGCCGCATTGAATGCGTTCTTCCTTCTGCTCTTCGGCCAGACCATCGCGCTGGCCGTGGCCGAAGGCTTCGGCGGGCTCCACATCGATCCCTTCGGCTCGAGGAAAGCCCTGTTCTTCGTCACTCTCGCCGTGAGCGTGGCCGGCGCGATCCTGCGCTGGACGAGGTTCCGAGAGCGAACAGCGCCGGCAGGCTCAGCGCCGCGAACAGGCGCCGGGTCGCGCCCCGCCGCAGCACCGCAACCAGCCGCAGGCCCGTTACCGGCGGATAGTCCGCTGCCGTTGAGCGAGCCGGCCGCTCAAATGATCGCCGCCGCAGCGCGGCAGGCCATCGTCTTCCGCCAGCACTTTCCTCCGCGTCACGAGCCCGCCGAGCGCAGCTTCTTCGGTGGCGCGCCGTTCGCTCCGCGCGGCTTCGCGTGGCCGCGCTCGCACAATCCGAAGTCGCAGGGGCAGCCTTTGCACTTCGTCCTTCAGGTCGACTGCGCCGCCGTGCCGGAAGCAGCCCGTCTCGATGCGCTGCCGAGTCGCGGCGTGCTCTACTTCTTTCTCGACATGTCGTGGGAGATCTTCGAAGCCGGTGTTGTTCATGCCGACGCTCCTGCCGGCGACTGGGAAAGCATCGCGCCTCCGGGCGACCTCGGTCCGGCTTTCGGCAAACATGCGGCTTCTCACTGGGGCTGGACGCAGTCACTGGAGCAGTGTCCCATCCTGCTGCCGAAGTGGACGTTCGATCCGATCGTCATCGAATTGCCGGAACGCGTTCTCGAGGAAGTGGATGAGGGCGACGGTCCCTACCCCGCTCTCTGGCCGGGAGATGCCGCAGCAGAGCGGCTGCTCGAAGCGCAGGGCGACCCGGTCCGCTACGACTATCTGACTGTCAGGGACGTCATCGACGGAACTTCGGTGCGGCGTCCGTTCGCAGCCTTTCCGCACGACTGGCGCGCGCTGCAGATCTGCAGCGCCGAGCTCGTGCGGCAGGCCGATCGCCAGCGCCGGTATCCCGACATGGGCACGTTCCGCGACATGGACAGTGGCGCGAAGGCTACCCTCCTCACGGAAATCTCCGCGGAAGCACAGTCATGGTTCGACCGCGCAGCCGCCCAGCCGGCATTCGACGAAGTTCCCGCCGCCGACCGCGATGCGTTCTGGGAGCTCATCGCCCGCCATCCGTCGCTTACGCGCTACATGCTCGTCGACGCGCTGACGCAATCGATCGAATCTTCGCTGTCGCACTCCGCGCGGGCGGCGGCGCGCGTTCCGTCCGAGATCGCCGATCGTATCCGCGGTCGCCACGCGCTTGCCGTCCAGACCGATTCCGGCATTCACGCAAATATCCCGGATCGAATGCTGGCGCCGCCGGTCGACGTACAGGGGAATCAGTGGGAGCGCGCGCAGACGCACCTTCTGCTGCTCGAGCTCTCGTCGAATCAGGGGCTTGGGCACAACTTCGGCGAGGGCGTCTTCCAGTTCTGGATCACGCCGGAAGACTTCAAGGCCAGCCGCTTCGACAAGGTCGAGGTGACGGCCGACGCGTACTGA
- a CDS encoding AEC family transporter: MTLLLSIFASDILPIFAIAGVGFVLARTLAANVRTLSHVVFYALVPCLVFNLLVTSGMTSAEFGRMALLNVLVVASMAVIARVIAVPLGLSRPEMSAFMLVVMISNAGNYGLPVVLFAFGPDALAHASAFFVTGSLLTYTVGVFVAASGRRSMQQALGGVLRVPAIYAVAAAALVLATGTRLPLAITRPISMLGDAAIPMMILVLGMQLERATLPERPAVVAAAVLVSLVIAPLVALSLTAALGVTGPARQAAVCLASTPVAVITTILSLEFDVAPAFVTSAVLVSTLLSPFTLTPLIAYLQSG; this comes from the coding sequence ATGACCCTGCTGCTGTCCATCTTCGCGTCCGACATCCTGCCGATCTTTGCGATCGCGGGGGTAGGATTCGTGCTTGCCCGTACGCTCGCGGCCAACGTCCGGACGCTATCGCACGTGGTCTTTTACGCACTGGTCCCATGCCTCGTCTTCAACCTGCTCGTCACGTCGGGGATGACGTCCGCAGAGTTCGGCCGGATGGCGCTGCTCAACGTGCTCGTCGTCGCATCGATGGCCGTGATTGCACGGGTGATCGCCGTGCCGCTCGGCCTGAGCCGGCCGGAGATGAGCGCGTTCATGCTCGTGGTGATGATCTCCAACGCCGGAAACTACGGGCTGCCGGTCGTGCTTTTCGCGTTCGGCCCGGACGCGCTCGCTCATGCCAGCGCATTTTTCGTGACCGGATCGCTGCTGACCTACACCGTCGGCGTATTCGTCGCGGCAAGCGGGCGCCGCAGCATGCAGCAGGCACTTGGCGGAGTTCTGCGAGTGCCGGCCATCTACGCCGTGGCTGCGGCAGCGCTCGTTCTCGCGACCGGGACCCGATTGCCGCTCGCGATCACGCGCCCGATCTCGATGCTCGGCGACGCGGCGATTCCGATGATGATTCTCGTGCTCGGCATGCAGCTCGAGCGCGCAACGCTGCCGGAGCGACCTGCCGTCGTCGCAGCAGCGGTGCTCGTCTCGCTCGTGATCGCGCCGCTCGTCGCGCTGAGCCTGACGGCTGCTCTCGGGGTGACCGGGCCTGCTCGCCAGGCTGCCGTGTGCCTCGCGTCGACGCCGGTTGCCGTGATCACGACGATTCTGTCGCTCGAGTTCGACGTCGCCCCTGCGTTCGTGACCAGCGCGGTGCTGGTGTCGACGCTCCTCAGTCCGTTTACGCTCACGCCGCTGATCGCTTATCTGCAGTCTGGTTGA